The window CACCACGAACCTACACCGGGAGATAATCGATCCcctcacaaatccaaaaagtCCTCTAGAagcgaataagaacgaaaatcgaaAGTTTCGGTATTgagaaaatcaatgaaaaaagGAAGAACAACTCAAAAACAAGCAATTAAACGAGAGGATTTGGGGCTTTTCGCCGAAAAATCGATGGAAGCCCCGTCGAGATGAAAAAAAAGAGAGACGgttaaagaaaagagaaaaaaaaagattagtgttttttttaaataattttgtgaagatATGTCATTGTTTGATCCCAGTTGAAATATGAAACAAGACTATGCAAGAGCAAAGCGTCTTAAACTTTATCTTGACTATTTGACTTTACAATGCCAAATGCCCAAAGCCGTGCGGGTTACCATTTACTTCTCTGTCTCTcgtttttttagattttcttattatttgatacgtattttaaaacgtatataaaatatagtttcgtacttcttattttaaatttttttatctttttatataaatttacatagtaaatatttatttagaagaatgaaatattcaaaataatttattaaactatattttatgagagtattCGAATGTGTGCCGAGCCCCAGTCgcataatataaacaattgagggggacggaggaagtagcAAAGGGTTTTATTTCCATTTATTTTTGCTGGTTTTAGCGGTTTTATTTTAAGTCCAAATATTGTCACGGAgccgtttgagtgagtttaaacTAAgtgcttttatttttttttattttttttttgctaaaagaCTAAGTGCTTTTAGCTTAatgtaaaaaagtgaagtagcaattagaaacaagttaagccttataaatgattaaagtgcttgataaataagtagaagtcattAAATAAATGTTAGTATTATCCGTTTGAGAAAATGCCCAAAATAACAGTATTTTATATATAGGTTGTCCAAAATAACAGTTATCGGGCTAGGTGTCTTTTTTACCCAAACAGTTTCGCATTTGGTGAATGCGTGCAGTGACCCCACttttaattcaaaatcaaaacatCAGCTATTGAAACGAACACAGGAAAAGAGACACTGCTTTAAAGGCAACACCATTCTCACTAACGTTCAAGTGCTTTTGCTCTAGAATATCACATATATTCACTGTATGCGTATCCGCACTTCTGCTAAATGCGTATACTAGGTGGAATAAAATGAAAACAGAAACTAAGAGGGGGAGTCGCATACTACACATGCGTGTACTCTGTTGAGCTTTTGTAGAGATTCAGCATGTGAAGACTGGAGATTAAGTGAGGTGGACAAGTGATTGGTGCAGCTTTCCGTATTTCATGTATGTGGAGATTAAGGAGCTGTAGTACTAATTCTGATTAATCCATTCTTCATGGAATCACGCGATTTGTTGAAGAGTTAATCctgtttgagctatcgaccataGTTGCAATCCCTTGATAACTTTTATCACTAAATCAAAGATCATGCTCTCACAAACAAAGGAGAGAAAAACCAAAACTCTCACCAAGGAGAGAAACAACCGAACTCTCACCAAAGAGAGACTACAACAAACCAATAATAACTAATGATAAATAAACCTTAGATCTGGAGTGGAACCACAAAAGCATGAGAAATCAGACTAAAAATCCACCCGCTTGAAACAGAGAAGAAGACAgtgaaatctccgatggttttagatctaagaattctcccgagaatagatctggagcagaaccacaaaaacaagagaaatcagaTTGAACCCACCCGCTTGGAAGAAAGACAACAAAATCTCTGATGATTTTAGGTCTTAGTTCTCCGAGAAGAAGTGTATTCAAAAACtaagaagaaaataaaataatcaactgATTTGGGGCTCTCTATCGGTGAAAACCAATGGAAGCCCCAGATGGCTACGACAAGAAGAGGCTAGAGAGAACTAGGGTTAAGAGAGAGGCTAAAGATTATTACTGATTTAGAAGATCTTAGTGCTCACCATAGTTAAATTTACTTTCAACTTGTACTATATTTCTTTGCCATGTTCTTGTTGCTTTTGAGCTAATTCATTACATGAACAGAAAGAAACAAGGTCAAGATGGGGATGTCGCTTTGAAGCTCGACATAAGTAAAGCCTATGATCGAGTAAAATGAGAGTATTTACAAGATCGAATGCGTGTTATGGGTTTCTCCGAAGTGTGGATCAAATGGATCATGCTTTGTGTTACTACGGTCTCTTACTCTGTCTCTTTCAATGGAACAACTATAGGCCCTATTCTGCTGACAAGGGGACTCCGCCAAGGAGATCCCATCTCACCCTATTTGTTTTTACTGTGTGTTGAAGGCCTTTCAAATTCGTTGAGGGAAGCAGCCAGAAATGAAACTATTCACGGGTGCAGAATTAGTACTACAGCTCCTTCTATCACCCATCTCCTGTTCGCCGATGACAGCTTTCTTTTTTTCAAGGCTATTACTGAGGAAGCCCACTCGATTAAGCAAATTCTAAATTCCTATGAGCTCTATTCTGGCCAAGCAGTGAACTTTCAAAAGTCAGGTATTTTTTTCAGTTCAAACGTGAGAAGAGATAAGCAAGACGAGCTGAAAGAAGTTCTTGGTGTGCATGAGGACATTTGACACAGCAAATATTTGGGTCTTCCATCGCTAATTGGCAGATCAAAAAAGgcggtttttagttttttaaaagaCAGGGTGGgtaagaagattcaagagtGGAGCACTAAATTGTTATCGAGAGCTGGTAAAGCCGTGTTGATAAAAAGTGTAGCACAAGCCATTCCTTCATATTGCATGTCGTGTTTTCTTATTACCAAAACTCTATGCCTAGGAAATTGAGAGGATGATGAATGCATATTGGTGGAGCTCCAACTCTACAAATACAAAGGGTGTCCGTTGGCTACCTTGGGATAAAATGAGTATGTCAAAGAAACAAGGTGGCATGGGTTTTCGCAGTTTACACGGGTTTAACTTAACACTCTTGGGAAAACATGTTTGGAATTTCTTAAGCAATCCGGGCTCGTTGGTTGCAAGAGTTTACAAAGCCAGGTACTACCCAGAGGGTCATTTAATGAAAGCATGATATAATAGAGGCTCAAGCTACATATGGGAGGGTATTTGGGAAGCTAAGGAGATGTTAAAGAGGGGGTACAGGTGGGTTTTAGGTGATGGTCAGTTAATTGATATTTGTAAAGACCCGTGGTTGAGGGGCAAAGATGGATATCATGTTGAAGATAAGTCTTACCCAGCTGATATCGCTCAAGGAAAAGTAAATGATTTGTTTGTTCAGGGAACAAAAACTTGGGATGTAGCAAAAGTTACCAGAAGTTTTGATCGTTGTGATGCTAATGCCATTCTCACAACTTGTATTCCACAGATAAGTACAATAGACAGGGTTGGCCTGGGACCATTCTGCAGATGGTCTATACACTGTGAAAACGGGGTATAAATACTGGCATGCTCAGAACATTGGAGCTAATGGTGTTTCACAGTCTCTTGAGTGGGGTAAGATTTGGAGGTTGAATATCCCGCATAAACTAAAGATCTTTCTATGGAGATTCTGCAGGAATACTGTACCTGTGAAGAATAGACTTCTGTACAAAGGAGTAGCAGTCCCAATTGAATGTTCGATGTGCGAAGGAGATGCCGAGCACATGTGGCATATCTTCTTCGACTGTGATTTCGCAAAGAATTGTTGGAATTCTGTTGGGATGGAACTATATATGGATGAGGTTGAATTTACTCGAGATTGGTTGTTGGAGAGACTAAGTATTGAGCCTCACGAGAAGTTGATAACAATCGCTACGGTCCCATGGAACATATGATTCGCCAGGAACAGGAGAGTCTGGGAGGgtgtagttctttctcctacaACAGCAGTAGCATTAggttcaaaacatgttatagaTTGGCGTCAAGTGTGGAGGAAGAAAAATTCTAACGGTAACATATCAGTGCCTGATTCTCCTCAAGACAGAGTCAAGTGAAAGGCCCCGGATACTGGGTGTCTAAAGATCAACGTGGATGCCTCAGTTCGAGAGAATGAAGATCACTATTCAGTTGGCATGGCGGTACGAGATCATGAAGGGAAGTTTGTAGCAGGTAAAGTAATGAAAATCGGAGGCAAAGTTTTTGTTTTAGAAGCAGAATCAGTAGGTGTGTTGGAGGCTTTGTCATGGTCGAAAGAATTCTCAAATAACCCTGTAATCATATAGACAGATTCCATGCTCACTGTTAGTGCTGTGAAGAGGAATACCATGCATTACTTGGAGCTTGGATCTATATTCCAACAGTGCAGAGGGATTTTGGCCGAGCGGAGTGACCTCAACttagtttttgttaaaaagCTAGCAAACAGTGTAGCCCATGAAATGGCTAGGCTATCCTGTGAGCTCAATAGCTGCGAAATTTTTATGTCTCCTCCTCAGATTTTGTTGGAGACGATTATGTATGATTCTTCAAGTATTCTATAATAagtattttgtttaaaaaaaaaaacttgttatcaaaacattaatattagtTGTTGGTCGTGGTCCTACCTCCAATTCTTGGCCATCATATCTAATTTTTAagcaatcaaattttaatttatggcTGTTAGATTCTGATGGGCGGTCTTCACCTTTCATTGCAACATGTATAACACATTAACAAGTTTTAGCCtactataaataatttttgactttttaaataAATCGGACGAATATTTGTTTGTAACTTATAAATTCAGAATTCGGACTTAAAAGCTCAGGCCAAACACTCCATTGTAAAGATTTTTGTGTAGTTTGAGCGATTATAAGATATAGAATATCTTATTCAAAACTAGTTTTTAAACCATCTTCTCTATACCTACTCCACACATTTcagtatttatattaaaaatcaatcaatttttagaaaatttgaaTATGAACGCATGGACTCATATATTTTTCACACGTAATTAAGTGTAGTCGACTTTTTTAAACGATGAGTATAACCTTTCTTTTGGTCACTTATGATGAAATATGTTTTGAATCTGAGAATTAGTTTTTGTTATACCAAATAATTAGAAGCAAATGGAAACAGTCAAATTGAACTCACGTAAAAtggagaaaaataaataaaaactagtCGAAACGATAGCATTATACTACTATTCACATGAAACAATTACTGAattgaataatttattaatcttcatctaactaattattattagaGTTTGTTGTGATATAAGCACGTGTGACAAGATAGTTGAATATTTTGTATTActtttgtttaattatattaaatttggatTTAGTTATATGTAACTTTCAAATTAGTCAACATTAGAATTAAAGGATCGAGATCCAAACTATGAGGAGGTGTCAAAGtaaaattttggaaaatatttatatatttttagattttaggaaaataattttataaaatttaaaatgatgaaaaaattaaaaaaaaaattaggggaTGTGTCCACGGCCTCCAAAGGATAATTTACTTGggctaattaaaaaaaaaaatgaaaccaTTCACTCGTtggtatatattaaataaaaatgattattcACTTTGATCCTCTTACATTTAATTTTGcccatatttttgtaaattaaaataacagaggcatttcttctttttttaattttcaattatgtatattttaaattaatatttttttaaattataaaattacacACGCTTTGCGACACTTCTCTTAAAATCTATATCTAATTGCACACGCCTCTGAGCCACGGAAGCAGCCTGGGTATTTTATTCCGTTGATTATGTTTTCCTCGAAAATATCAAACTATGATGTATGGATTCCGTGTCTAAATGATTCgttcattttttatataaactgGCTGGGAATCCAATAAATTCGCAATTTggtgtaagagcaagtccaatagatgtgctaaatcaagtcttaaatccaaaaatagggaatatgggataaaattgcactccaacactatgctagtgatgtgctaaatcactagcacaagcttccccttccctatttttagaatatgctagccactcctaaactatttttatcattaaaatattcatttctctctcttctccacatcatttccctctctcctccacaccaaagttgtttaaatttaatattattataataatagggaatggatatagggagtactattggagctcatgtgctaaatcttgtgctaaatcactaagacatattattttataatattttttgggaacctcttagcatagtgttggacttgctctaaacaTTTGAAATCCCAGGACAGACCAATAACAGAGCAATATATATTGAGGATACACAACAGaaatatagatagatagaaaAATGGGTGCAGTAAAGATCTGGAACGCCATGGAAATTGCTGAGGTTGCTGGAGAGAGCTCCAACTCCGAGATTCCTCATTCTTCTCTCACCGTTGATCATACTCTTTCTCTCTCCGATATGAAACCTCGCATCGTGTATGTATCCCGCCCCCTCCCCCTctatcatctctctctctctctccctccctccctcccttccctccctccctctataatctctctctctcacacacacacacacacacacacacacacacacacacacacatccgTTGAGATTTAAGTTTCTTCagcttatatttatattttgttacatTTCAATTGCAGAATCTAGATGGATAATATTGATATAACATgctcaatttattttttaattgttttttccTAATGATGTGTAATCCATCTTAATTTGTGTTTCTTATAGCTAACTATCAATTAATTTACGCTTAGATGTGAGTTTCATTTACTTCAACAATTTTGTAGTTTGCTCCAGGTTCTCCTAATTATTTGTTTAAGTGATAGACTTCGAGGCTTATAAGTTTCATGAAGTAAATACTATATCTGGCTTAGTTCGAAATACAGCATGTTCTTCAATACCATGTTCATATGATTAACATTTCGTACTCCACTACAATATTTAAGAATAAGATACAGTTATATTATGCCATGCCAACTACCTTTAAACTTGTTGATTAACGGATTTACCTCTACAGCTCTTTTAATATGAACTGAATTGTTACCTCTCGCTCGCATCATTATAATCTGGAATTAGGAAGTAATATGGCACAGTTATTATGTCGGCGAATGATGTAATGTCAGGAGAATTGATTGCACTACAAGTCTGGTTGATTGTAGATTTCATTTTTACGTCTCCTCCCTCAGTGTGTGTCTTATAGTCATTATCTTAGATCTGATTTGACttccaattataatattttaatttggaaAATTGACTcagcatttttttttcttgcaatCTAATGAGTTTGGTGGGGTGTAATTATTTAAACAGAGAGCTATACAAGGATCTTTTCAAAAACTGGTCAAACAAAGACGAGTCAGATTTCTCTATAGAGACGGTGTCCGGTGGCATAACAAATCTCTGTGGGTAGTGTTATATATATCAGTTTATGGTTAACAACTATATATATCTTGCTTCCACATCTTTGCCATTTATCTGTTCTGTATCTTGCAATCagaaattatttgattattgGCAATCGCAGGTTTCACGGGTCTCTTTCAGGTCCAAGTttattagtaattttttttccccATTGCAGTGCTAAAGGTATCTGTTAAAGAAGATAGTGGAAACACAATCAAGATGACACTCAGATTGTATGGCCCAAATACTGAATATGTTATAAACCGGGAACGTGAGCTGCAGGTGTGTTGCTAATTTTTTGCTATGGAGTGTAGTTTTATGTATCTAAAAGCTTTATATCATCCTTCTATTCTCCTATTTTTTGGGGTTTGGGGGGGGATTGGAGGACTTATTAAATCCTGTTAGTGTatagtttaatttattatttgtaaccTAGTATATTGATAAATCTATTGTGCTATGTATATTAGCAGTATGACCAGATCTTCAAGATAGAAAGTTTTCTGTTTCACTGCATACTATGTCCTTTCGTGGATCACTAAGCATAACCATTAgtgataatgttttttttttgaaaaaatcaaTGCAATGTTTTTCGCCTTCAATATATAATTGTAGTTAACTTATACAGTGTGACTTTGGCACTAGTGATAGTTTAAGATGTAATATGACACCTCATGTCATTTTTAGGCCATCCAGTACCTCTCAGCTGCAGGATTTGGTGCCAAGTTGCTTGGAGTCTTTGGAAATGGCATGGTCCAGTCATTTATACATGCTCGTACCTTGGTCCCCTTAGGTATTATCATACTAGTGATTTGACACAGTTTTATCTTCTATGATAGGATTTTTTTCTAAAGCTGTATCTTactttaaaactgatttttatttttctccccAATATGCTTGTAACCTTGACAAGTTGTTGCCCTTCTTTCTCAACAGACATGAGAAAGCCAGACCTAGCTGCAAAAATTGCAAAGCAACTTCGTAAATTTCACCAGGTGGAAGTTCCTGGTTCTAAAGAACCTCAGTTGTGGAATGAcatctttaaatttttcaagCAAGGTATTGTATCTTACTTTATCTTGTAACAGATAGCTACAAGTTGGGCTGTTTTACCTGTATTGATTATGTCATCTAAAGTCTATTTTCTAATACGTGCagcatcaaatcttaaatttgtTGATAATGAAAAGTGTAAAAAGTATGAGACTGTAGACTTTAAAGAAATACATGCCGAACTTGTTAAGCTCAAGGTAAGTTATAATCGCTTTCTGAGCAATGACACTATGTTCTCCTTCTCTTTTTAATGGATCACATGAGTCAAGTTCAACTCAACATTGTTTGATTATGTGATGTTattgtaataaaatttgaagtctttaaattatttaactGAAAAAGAACCCTGTATAACTAAATAATGGGAAGCTTGGCTTGTCTGCACAAGCGATTACTGTAATGTGCTGCATTTTAGTTATGGGTGTACTATGGCTGTAATGTACAGTAGTTATTGGTCACCAAGATTCTTACATCTGGTTCTCTCGGGGAAATTGTCTAATAGTTATGATGTTACAAGCTAATATGCTGAAATTTTGTCGCCTAGCATACACATCTCAAAAATGCATGATCACTGatcatttgaaaattttcattatgtCTTTCAGCTTATTGTATAtttcattatttaatataagtacCTAGTACatcatatgtatttatataatattatgtacCAGTGTGCCAGTGTTTATCCGTCCTGgttcttaaaattttgatttaccTGATTGTTAATGTCACTCTTGCTCGTGTGGCCAAACTTTAGGTGTTGGTTATGCTTTTAGTAACTCTGATATGCAGTATTTTGTATTTCCACATGGTTATCATTCATTATGGTGAAAATTGCCTTTACACAAGAGATACTTTTACGTATGGGTATACATATTGTCTCTTTCAAACATTAGCAAATAACTGAAGCCCTGTAATTTTGGAACTCGGTTGCATTACGTtgcttttatttttgaaattcaagAGTCTAATTTGTTTAGGGGTCatgtaattttgattttctgTTCACACCTTTAAAGAACTTAGTTTTATTTGTCGAGAAATGTTTGGTGATTTTGGGACAGGATTTGACAGGTCGTCTTGATGCTCCTGTCGTGTTTGCTCACAATGACCTGCTTTCGGGGAATTTGATGCTTAATGATGATGAAGGTATACATGCCCTTCCTCTCTATTACATGTAACATTGCGCTCTTCTGTAGATTCCTTAGGTACACCTTTCCCATTGTGTCTTTAGTCTCTTGTTTCTCCTGGCATCAATATTCCTTTTTTGCTACATATAGTATATTGTTCTCATCTCAATCCTATTTTTCGGCACATAATCAGGTACATGGATCCAATTTGACTATGaatgctttttatatatattttgagatATTGAAACAAAGTTCTGCCATAATATACCAGTTGATCATGTGCCCCTGTGCTATAGCTTCTATGATGTCTGTGGTCACCTTTTGTATTAATTTTGCTGCAAGCATGAAGTTAAAGTTTCCATTTAtgagtattatttttaaagagCTCCATAGCACTAACCACTTTTTTTCCTTTAATATCTAGGAAAACTCTATTTCATTGATTTTGAATACGGATCATACAGTTACAGAGGTTTCGACATTGGAAATCACTTCAATGAATATGCTGGTTATGACTGTGACTACAGCTTGTATGCTATCTTTCCTCGAATTCTTTATGTTATGGTCAATGCTTTCTGAATTTGAACCTGAATTCTGGGCATGCCGTTTATATAGGTACCCAAACAGGGATGAGCAATATCATTTTTTCAAGCATTATTTAAAACCCGACAAACCCCAAGAGGTATGTGAGGGAAGAGAACAGTTGTGTTATCTTTGAGTTATATTGTCTCATTGTTCCACTTCATACATATAGCTTATCATTTGGGTAGATTGTTAGTGGTTCATAATCAGCTTCCATAATTATAGTAATATCATGCATTGTTATTTAATTGTATCAAGCAGcatcataaaataaatatcattttttatgagAATTGTAGCATCAAAATGAGTATTATATGAAGTGATCCAAAGCAtcttttttatacatttttaattAGCCAAGGGTCTGTATTCTGTCTTTTTACTATTGAACTAAACAAAGGTAAATGTTAATGCTTGATGCTGAGATGCGCATATGCACACATATATGTCTTCTAAACAAGCTGATGATTGTTTTGCAACTGTGGGAAGCACTGTCCTTTTAAGTGTGTATGTGTATACAAGGCAAAGGTTCATTTTTCTCCAGATATTACATCATCAAAAACATATCAGTGTATATTGTTGCGTTAATTCACTGGACTGTGGAAACTAAAgattatacattttttatttttggatgtTATGTGCATTGACACCAGATAAAGTGTTAACTGACATAAACACTGTTGCACATTGAATCTAATAGGTATCAGAAAAGGATCTGGAAGAGTTATACGTTGAGACAAATTGCTACATGCTAGCTTCGCACATGTACTGGGCTCTGTGGGCATTGATCCAGGTACATAAGTTATCCCGACTCTAATTTCACTTGAGTACCCGTGGAGGACACTCAGGCATGACTCGTGAGATTGGACACTTAGCTATTGATATTTGAGGGAAACAagctgaaattttaaaatttagtcgAGTACTAGTTAAAGGCCATGTTTTGGCACTCCTAATTTTTCTAATCTTTTTGGCATTTTGGTTTAACTGTCAGGCGAGGATGTCTCCAATTGATTTTGATTATCTTGGTTATTTCTTTCTGCGG of the Daucus carota subsp. sativus chromosome 4, DH1 v3.0, whole genome shotgun sequence genome contains:
- the LOC108216041 gene encoding probable ethanolamine kinase isoform X1, with amino-acid sequence MGAVKIWNAMEIAEVAGESSNSEIPHSSLTVDHTLSLSDMKPRIVELYKDLFKNWSNKDESDFSIETVSGGITNLLLKVSVKEDSGNTIKMTLRLYGPNTEYVINRERELQAIQYLSAAGFGAKLLGVFGNGMVQSFIHARTLVPLDMRKPDLAAKIAKQLRKFHQVEVPGSKEPQLWNDIFKFFKQASNLKFVDNEKCKKYETVDFKEIHAELVKLKDLTGRLDAPVVFAHNDLLSGNLMLNDDEGKLYFIDFEYGSYSYRGFDIGNHFNEYAGYDCDYSLYPNRDEQYHFFKHYLKPDKPQEVSEKDLEELYVETNCYMLASHMYWALWALIQARMSPIDFDYLGYFFLRYDEFKRQKEKCLSLAESYLTKYGAG
- the LOC108216041 gene encoding probable ethanolamine kinase isoform X2 — translated: MGAVKIWNAMEIAEVAGESSNSEIPHSSLTVDHTLSLSDMKPRIVELYKDLFKNWSNKDESDFSIETVSGGITNLLLKVSVKEDSGNTIKMTLRLYGPNTEYVINRERELQAIQYLSAAGFGAKLLGVFGNGMVQSFIHARTLVPLDMRKPDLAAKIAKQLRKFHQVEVPGSKEPQLWNDIFKFFKQGRLDAPVVFAHNDLLSGNLMLNDDEGKLYFIDFEYGSYSYRGFDIGNHFNEYAGYDCDYSLYPNRDEQYHFFKHYLKPDKPQEVSEKDLEELYVETNCYMLASHMYWALWALIQARMSPIDFDYLGYFFLRYDEFKRQKEKCLSLAESYLTKYGAG